A window of Diospyros lotus cultivar Yz01 chromosome 14, ASM1463336v1, whole genome shotgun sequence contains these coding sequences:
- the LOC127789635 gene encoding uncharacterized protein LOC127789635, with protein MAEEIIDIPEIPEIIDLGGGYKRRSSTGNLNNSTYGVKARYLSASMGSCHDLCKYGRKQIPEEKPWNSISKRVTARPGEVEDQARGVNIQDIKKIPVTNPKPLPDFRRQTTNQPRSIKKEAPASSKKGAVSPKTFLLSGNKKDASKKPASELRLKPVKTKPSSFTIPGNSGIRWDSDMKTRKGTWVSKYGKKKDLVPPNASQSPRRRMERQLSAKSGKSKDKRRSSHLKSTNNVRKTEPKLPIHEEVPEKTLYVIETKPEDSTTGLAQNGNDNAYSYESFSPSSKDKNERSQSRVRNPLSPPSPENEILRHSGNGIFTGRLSPSSSFSFPKKNLRRIEIGNHKALSPLSSPLSRSPYASELMPSDESARFHKGRGAKTESQTPNYSEETARSPRRLGKVITEVKVITPRKLNFRRGKVIDVQIKSGGSPKKLIFKQRRGHFGENQNGRGKTSPRSLKKVVATDEFNGSKPESVKVVLRRQQAAERKKGDQSLFNNVIEETASKLVKTRKSKVKALVGAFESLISLQDATSSDRTVQQY; from the coding sequence ATGGCTGAGGAGATAATTGATATCCCGGAGATCCCCGAGATAATTGACCTCGGTGGTGGGTACAAAAGGCGGAGCTCAACTGGAAACTTGAACAATTCAACGTATGGAGTGAAAGCCCGATATCTCAGTGCTTCAATGGGTTCCTGCCATGATCTTTGCAAATATGGAAGAAAACAGATCCCTGAGGAAAAGCCATGGAATTCCATATCAAAAAGAGTTACAGCAAGACCAGGTGAAGTCGAGGATCAGGCCAGAGGTGTAAACATACAGGACATAAAGAAAATTCCAGTAACCAATCCAAAGCCTTTGCCTGATTTTAGGAGACAGACAACTAACCAACCGCGAAGCATTAAGAAAGAAGCTCCAGCATCATCGAAGAAAGGAGCTGTATCTCCAAAAACTTTCTTGTTGTCTGGTAACAAAAAAGATGCTTCCAAGAAACCTGCTAGTGAGTTACGGTTAAAGCCTGTGAAAACAAAGCCATCTTCTTTCACCATACCTGGAAATTCAGGCATTAGATGGGACAGTGATATGAAGACAAGGAAGGGGACGTGGGTGTCcaaatatggaaagaaaaaagatttggtGCCACCAAATGCTTCTCAGTCTCCAAGACGGCGTATGGAGAGACAATTGAGTGCGAAGTCTGGAAAGTCTAAGGACAAGAGACGATCATCTCATCTGAAAAGTACAAATAATGTTCGAAAAACTGAACCCAAGCTTCCCATTCATGAAGAAGTTCCAGAAAAAACGTTGTATGTGATCGAAACAAAACCGGAGGACTCTACTACAGGACTTGCTCAAAATGGTAATGATAATGCTTATTCCTATGAATCCTTTTCACCTTCTTCCAAGGACAAAAACGAACGCTCTCAAAGTAGGGTCCGTAATCCTCTGTCACCCCCATCCCCTGAGAATGAAATATTGAGACACTCGGGAAATGGTATCTTTACTGGTCGATTATCCCCAtcctcatctttttcttttcccaagAAAAATTTAAGACGCATTGAAATTGGAAATCATAAGGCCTTATCGCCTTTATCATCACCGTTGTCACGGTCCCCATATGCATCTGAGTTGATGCCAAGTGATGAAAGTGCGCGCTTCCACAAAGGCAGGGGAGCTAAAACTGAGAGCCAAACGCCAAATTACAGTGAGGAAACCGCTAGAAGTCCTAGAAGGTTGGGGAAAGTTATCACGGAAGTTAAAGTTATAACACCCCGGAAGCTCAACTTCAGGAGAGGAAAGGTGATCGATGTGCAGATTAAGAGCGGTGGTAGTCCAAAGAAACTCATATTCAAGCAGAGAAGGGGCCATTTTGGTGAGAACCAAAATGGCAGAGGCAAGACTAGTCCGAGAAGCTTGAAGAAAGTAGTTGCCACCGACGAATTTAATGGTTCAAAACCTGAATCTGTGAAAGTTGTCCTTAGGCGGCAGCAGGCTGCGGAACGAAAGAAAGGCGACCAGAGTTTGTTCAACAATGTCATTGAAGAGACTGCAAGCAAGCTTGTCAAAACCCGTAAGAGCAAGGTTAAGGCTTTGGTGGGTGCTTTCGAAAGCTTGATCTCGCTCCAAGATGCTACTTCTTCCGACAGAACTGTTCAGCAGTACTAA
- the LOC127789636 gene encoding uncharacterized protein At3g61260-like — MSPDSNSEFAAAIAAAAFAIHVHGAGGEVSSDPDYLRNKLMPMGRAKTRKQFDPVRPAESSRRFPDIEANDASGRRNNRERSQKGTWRERTALEDNADAWEKAAIAKIRKRYEKMNSRIIAWENVKKMKVKERMEAKKREMEQRIQVNLQHYQNKLARIDNSARGARLQLEEKRRHEEAEVKQRAKRIRSSTGKLPVPSCCCFRLR, encoded by the exons ATGAGTCCCGATTCCAACAGTGAGTTTGCGGCTGCAATTGCTGCGGCTGCCTTCGCCATCCATGTCCATGGCGCCGGTGGGGAAGTCAGCTCCGACCCAGACTACCTgcggaacaagttgatgccgaTGGGAAGGGCCAAAACCCGAAAACAATTTGATCCTGTAAGGCCTGCAGAATCTTCTAGGCGCTTCCCCGACATAGAAGCTAACGATGCTTCAG GAAGGCGAAATAATAGAGAGCGAAGCCAGAAGGGAACTTGGAGGGAACGCACAGCTCTGGAAGACAACGCTGATGCCTGGGAGAAAGCCGCAATTGCAAAGATAAGAAAACG GTATGAGAAGATGAACTCTAGAATTATTGCTTGGGAGAatgtgaagaagatgaaagtcAAGGAAAGAATGGAAGCGAAAAAG AGGGAAATGGAGCAGAGAATACAAGTGAATTTACAGCATTACCAAAACAAGCTAGCAAGGATCGATAATAGTGCTAGAGGGGCAAGGCTGCAgttggaagagaagagaagacatGAAGAAGCTGAGGTGAAGCAGAGAGCAAAGAGGATCAGATCATCAACTGGAAAGCTTCCTGTTCCTTCTTGCTGCTGCTTTCGGCTGCGTTAA